Proteins encoded together in one Pseudomonadota bacterium window:
- a CDS encoding lytic transglycosylase domain-containing protein: protein MKIKRNYIFFLIPLFISLSLFSTHFVATKAFCNGDDNKEIVINAIVNFLKDKQVRLSNDRLSRMANTLYDECRLYDLDYRFVLAIIKVESNFRHNATSRDGAKGLMQIKPSLAKMIAKNKGLEFKGSKELLEPDNNIRIGTHHISKLVEDFESLREVLFAYNVGAKKAKGKLFKDNEPNGPFTKKVLKEYHQNISILPEP from the coding sequence ATGAAAATCAAAAGAAACTATATCTTTTTTCTCATACCTCTCTTCATCTCTCTTTCTTTATTTTCTACACACTTCGTTGCCACAAAGGCCTTCTGCAACGGTGACGACAATAAAGAGATAGTCATCAATGCAATAGTAAATTTTTTAAAAGACAAACAGGTAAGACTCAGCAATGACCGATTGTCAAGAATGGCAAATACGCTTTACGATGAGTGCAGATTGTACGATCTCGATTACCGGTTCGTTTTAGCAATAATAAAAGTCGAAAGCAATTTCAGACACAACGCTACATCCCGTGATGGTGCAAAGGGTTTGATGCAGATAAAACCTTCCCTGGCAAAAATGATTGCGAAGAACAAGGGTCTTGAATTCAAAGGTTCAAAGGAATTGCTTGAACCCGATAACAACATACGGATCGGGACACATCATATATCAAAACTGGTCGAAGATTTTGAGAGTCTCCGTGAAGTCCTTTTCGCATATAATGTGGGCGCAAAGAAGGCTAAGGGTAAGTTGTTCAAAGACAATGAACCAAACGGCCCCTTCACAAAAAAGGTCTTAAAAGAATACCACCAAAATATCTCCATTTTGCCGGAACCGTAA
- a CDS encoding heavy metal translocating P-type ATPase: MAEKFELPIMGMSCAACASRIERELNKLANIKEARVNFPLKKAVIIPKRDIELKEIISLIRDIGYDVDIESDVTVRAQKEETELKRAFIWSACFSAVIMVFSMWMVLPYNNFILFLLTLPVQFYFGMRFHKPAVLNLKHFTADMNTLISVGTSAAFFYSAFVTFFPHVIMRAGMEPHTYFDSSATIITLILFGRYLESKAKTKTYTAIKMLYELSPKECALIRDGKEIRVSVDTLEVGDYVLIRPGEKVPVDGEVTEGNTYVDESMITGESIPVHKGVSHEVIGGTVNGKGSVVVKVTRIGKDTVLSKVIRLVEEAQFTKAPVQRLADQVAGVFVPVVILISIGAFFVWYVFGPEPKLTNSLLSFVSVLIIACPCALGLATPTAIMVSSGVGAKKGILIKSAEAFELTNKVRYVLFDKTGTLTEGVIELSHVIPLEGYSEKDILFTAYNLEKQSEHPFSEALRRKSEESKIESAGVDNFQAIPGKGIKGEINGKAYYVGNISLFEETGKPLDDGIVQQYQAKEREGTSPVIVWNNDNLMGILAFSDTVRAESKWVIDELKKMGIEAVMITGDSMEGAKTISAKVGIEKYHYRILPDQKADIVEDFKRRGITLMVGDGINDAPSLATADVGVAMGKGTDIAIESADVVLMKGQLSKLISLIRLSRKTLWVIKENLFWAFIYNILGIPIAFGVLYPYFGIRLEPMYGALAMMISSVSVVTNSLRLKMFKE, from the coding sequence ATGGCCGAGAAGTTTGAACTGCCTATTATGGGTATGAGTTGCGCTGCATGTGCTTCCCGTATTGAAAGGGAATTAAACAAGCTTGCAAATATCAAAGAGGCAAGGGTCAATTTCCCTTTGAAAAAGGCTGTCATAATTCCCAAAAGGGATATTGAGCTTAAAGAGATCATTTCCCTCATACGTGATATCGGGTATGACGTGGATATTGAAAGCGATGTGACGGTGAGGGCACAAAAAGAGGAGACAGAATTAAAGAGGGCATTTATCTGGTCAGCATGTTTCAGCGCTGTCATTATGGTATTTTCCATGTGGATGGTCCTGCCGTATAATAATTTTATCCTCTTCCTTTTAACCTTGCCTGTGCAATTCTATTTTGGTATGAGGTTCCATAAGCCGGCCGTGCTTAACCTGAAACATTTTACCGCAGATATGAATACCCTTATATCGGTTGGTACGTCAGCGGCCTTCTTTTACAGCGCCTTTGTAACGTTTTTCCCCCACGTTATTATGCGTGCCGGCATGGAACCACACACATACTTTGACTCCAGCGCTACCATTATCACCCTGATTCTATTTGGAAGATACCTTGAATCCAAGGCAAAAACCAAAACGTATACTGCAATTAAAATGTTATACGAATTATCCCCGAAAGAGTGTGCGCTTATCCGGGATGGAAAGGAAATAAGGGTATCTGTTGATACTCTCGAAGTGGGTGATTACGTATTAATCAGGCCTGGCGAGAAGGTGCCTGTTGATGGCGAGGTGACAGAGGGGAACACATATGTGGATGAGTCGATGATCACCGGCGAAAGTATTCCGGTCCATAAAGGTGTCAGTCACGAAGTCATCGGCGGTACAGTAAACGGCAAGGGTTCGGTGGTGGTAAAAGTGACGAGAATCGGGAAGGATACTGTCCTGTCCAAGGTTATCCGGCTTGTGGAGGAGGCCCAGTTTACAAAGGCCCCTGTGCAGAGACTTGCCGATCAGGTGGCAGGCGTATTTGTGCCCGTTGTCATATTGATAAGCATTGGAGCGTTTTTTGTATGGTACGTTTTTGGACCTGAGCCGAAACTGACGAATTCCCTTTTATCTTTTGTGAGCGTGCTGATTATTGCATGTCCCTGTGCGCTTGGCCTTGCAACGCCGACGGCAATCATGGTTTCCTCGGGAGTTGGGGCTAAAAAGGGGATATTGATCAAAAGTGCAGAGGCGTTTGAACTTACGAATAAAGTTCGGTATGTACTTTTTGACAAGACAGGGACACTCACTGAAGGGGTGATTGAGCTTTCCCATGTTATTCCACTCGAAGGATATTCAGAAAAAGATATTTTGTTCACGGCCTATAATCTTGAAAAACAATCTGAACACCCATTTTCAGAGGCGTTGAGGAGGAAATCAGAAGAATCTAAAATTGAATCTGCCGGGGTGGATAATTTTCAGGCTATTCCGGGCAAAGGGATTAAAGGCGAAATTAATGGAAAGGCTTATTATGTTGGCAATATATCCCTTTTTGAAGAAACAGGCAAACCCCTTGATGACGGAATTGTGCAGCAATATCAGGCAAAGGAAAGAGAAGGTACTTCACCTGTAATTGTGTGGAATAACGATAATCTCATGGGAATTCTTGCCTTCAGCGATACTGTGAGGGCAGAATCGAAATGGGTGATTGACGAACTGAAAAAGATGGGTATTGAGGCGGTAATGATAACCGGCGACAGCATGGAAGGGGCAAAGACCATAAGCGCGAAGGTCGGTATTGAAAAGTATCATTACCGGATTCTCCCTGATCAGAAAGCCGATATCGTTGAAGATTTTAAAAGGAGAGGAATTACCCTCATGGTGGGAGATGGAATTAATGATGCACCATCTCTGGCGACCGCCGATGTAGGTGTTGCTATGGGGAAAGGGACGGACATTGCCATTGAGTCTGCCGATGTGGTTCTCATGAAAGGGCAGCTTTCAAAACTGATAAGTCTCATCAGGCTTTCCCGGAAGACCCTATGGGTCATCAAAGAGAACCTTTTCTGGGCCTTCATATACAATATTCTCGGTATTCCTATTGCCTTCGGTGTGCTGTACCCGTACTTCGGTATACGGCTTGAGCCTATGTACGGGGCATTGGCCATGATGATCAGTTCGGTGTCGGTGGTGACCAATTCTCTGCGATTAAAGATGTTTAAGGAATAA
- the trxA gene encoding thioredoxin encodes MSNAKAVTDGEFMGVVLESTTPVLVDFWATWCGPCQAMGPVIDAVAVEYEGKVKVLKMNVDENPVTPAKYGIRGIPTVILFDKGEVVDRVVGAQPRANVENLVKKVVG; translated from the coding sequence ATGAGTAATGCAAAAGCAGTGACTGATGGTGAGTTCATGGGTGTGGTTCTGGAGTCGACGACGCCGGTTCTCGTAGATTTCTGGGCAACCTGGTGTGGACCATGCCAGGCCATGGGCCCGGTCATTGATGCCGTTGCTGTTGAATATGAAGGAAAAGTAAAAGTCCTCAAGATGAATGTGGATGAAAACCCTGTGACTCCAGCTAAATATGGCATCAGGGGAATACCTACGGTTATTCTTTTCGACAAAGGCGAGGTTGTTGACAGAGTTGTCGGCGCACAACCAAGGGCGAATGTGGAGAACCTGGTAAAGAAGGTTGTTGGCTGA
- a CDS encoding PaaI family thioesterase — protein sequence MDGKKRETYFKRVEQEPFARLLNIKLKEVSEGYALCEMEYTEQMDNIYGSAHGGAMFSLIDEAFEISSNSHDNIAVALNMNVTYMRPPKKNTILTAESKEINRTKKTASYYITVQDSENLIAVCQALVFVKDQAIPFLP from the coding sequence ATGGACGGGAAGAAGAGAGAAACCTATTTTAAAAGGGTTGAGCAAGAGCCTTTCGCCAGATTGCTCAACATTAAGCTGAAAGAAGTGAGCGAAGGATATGCACTCTGTGAGATGGAATATACGGAGCAGATGGATAACATCTATGGCTCAGCCCATGGTGGTGCCATGTTTTCCCTCATCGACGAGGCCTTTGAAATATCATCCAACAGTCACGATAATATTGCAGTTGCACTCAATATGAATGTTACCTATATGCGGCCTCCCAAGAAAAACACTATCCTTACAGCCGAATCAAAGGAAATCAACAGAACAAAGAAGACAGCCTCTTATTACATAACTGTGCAGGATAGTGAAAACCTGATTGCCGTCTGCCAGGCATTGGTGTTTGTGAAGGATCAGGCGATACCATTTTTGCCTTAA
- the lptA gene encoding lipopolysaccharide transport periplasmic protein LptA, translating into MQKLIILLISCLLLVSCGSKTVKKTGNPGDLYVEGVNFMKQKKYDKAIANFSAIRENYPFDPISFVAMVKLGDVYFEKKEYILASGVYEDFLSAHPQDENVPYVLIKVGECYENLSLTPDRDQAYTLKALERFTYLKNRFPASSYAQVVDIKIKKLTQKLADREVYVGEFYYKTFKYNAAIIRLEYFLKKYPDMNGADKALYYISMSYRALGEMQKGEYFANILKTQYPKSLFVKAATRERKTLQLAKADTPLYPVEEKKKRDIDLRPQMVQAQTQPQQTQEEDKENKLSFFDTNKPIDIVSDTMEGFDKEKYVIFKGSVVAKQEDLFIFSDTIEASMNEETNEIEKAHAKGNVKIVKKERTATSNEAIFDNAKGEIVLKGNVIVYSGQDRLTGEVVTYYVNEDRVVVEGEKEKKARILVTPKEPSKQ; encoded by the coding sequence ATGCAAAAGCTTATTATACTCTTAATATCATGCCTTCTGCTCGTATCCTGCGGCTCCAAAACTGTAAAAAAGACGGGTAATCCGGGCGATCTTTACGTAGAAGGCGTCAATTTCATGAAGCAGAAGAAATATGACAAGGCGATAGCAAACTTTTCTGCAATACGGGAAAACTATCCCTTTGATCCTATCTCATTTGTCGCTATGGTAAAGCTTGGAGATGTATATTTTGAAAAGAAAGAATATATACTGGCTTCAGGAGTATATGAGGACTTTTTAAGCGCCCACCCTCAAGACGAAAATGTCCCTTATGTGCTCATTAAGGTGGGGGAATGTTATGAAAATTTATCCCTGACCCCTGACCGCGACCAGGCTTATACTTTAAAGGCCTTAGAAAGGTTCACATATCTGAAAAACAGATTCCCTGCGAGCAGTTATGCACAAGTTGTGGACATAAAAATAAAGAAATTGACACAAAAACTTGCCGACCGTGAGGTATATGTGGGCGAGTTTTATTACAAAACTTTCAAATACAACGCCGCCATCATAAGGCTTGAGTACTTTCTAAAAAAATACCCCGATATGAACGGAGCAGATAAAGCGCTCTATTATATCAGCATGTCCTACAGAGCGCTCGGTGAAATGCAAAAGGGCGAATACTTCGCGAATATTCTGAAAACCCAATATCCAAAAAGTCTTTTTGTAAAGGCTGCTACACGGGAAAGAAAAACCCTTCAATTAGCAAAAGCAGACACGCCCCTCTACCCGGTTGAAGAAAAGAAGAAGAGGGATATCGATTTAAGACCTCAGATGGTTCAAGCTCAGACACAGCCACAGCAAACACAAGAGGAAGACAAAGAAAACAAGCTCTCCTTCTTTGATACGAATAAACCGATTGATATAGTGTCGGATACGATGGAAGGTTTTGACAAGGAAAAGTATGTAATTTTTAAGGGAAGTGTCGTTGCAAAACAGGAAGACCTCTTCATATTCTCTGATACAATTGAAGCCTCTATGAACGAAGAAACCAATGAAATCGAAAAGGCCCATGCCAAAGGGAACGTAAAAATTGTAAAGAAGGAAAGGACTGCAACAAGCAATGAGGCTATATTTGATAATGCAAAAGGTGAGATCGTATTAAAAGGAAACGTAATAGTGTACTCCGGACAGGACAGACTAACCGGGGAAGTAGTTACCTATTATGTAAATGAAGACAGGGTTGTAGTAGAAGGAGAAAAGGAAAAGAAGGCACGTATCCTCGTTACACCGAAAGAACCGTCAAAACAGTAA
- a CDS encoding class I SAM-dependent methyltransferase: MDYFNIQYNNEILIKLCFYVEELGKWNEHINLTGIKSPPSIVEILLYDAFFMFSRVKEDRAILDMGSGSGILAIPIKILGETYESQKVFSVDKSLKKIQFQRHIKRSLNLKGFTPVQGRIEMLEPIGVDALVAKGFGTAGEIIESGGKHLKQGGRAFIVKGKNEAPQDIAGFYLEEDTLYSLPESDRVYRLHIYQKV; this comes from the coding sequence TTGGATTATTTTAATATACAGTATAACAATGAGATTTTAATAAAACTCTGTTTTTATGTCGAGGAACTCGGGAAGTGGAATGAGCATATAAACCTTACCGGCATTAAAAGCCCGCCCTCTATCGTTGAAATACTTCTCTATGACGCATTTTTTATGTTCAGCAGAGTGAAGGAGGACAGAGCCATTCTCGATATGGGTTCAGGGAGCGGAATCCTTGCCATCCCCATTAAAATATTAGGCGAAACATACGAGTCGCAGAAAGTGTTTTCCGTAGATAAGAGTCTCAAGAAGATTCAATTTCAAAGGCATATCAAACGAAGTCTTAATTTGAAAGGGTTCACCCCTGTTCAGGGAAGGATTGAAATGCTCGAGCCCATAGGGGTTGATGCGCTTGTAGCAAAAGGGTTCGGAACGGCCGGTGAAATCATTGAAAGTGGAGGCAAGCATTTAAAGCAGGGTGGGAGAGCCTTTATCGTGAAAGGGAAAAACGAAGCACCTCAGGATATTGCAGGCTTTTATCTGGAGGAAGATACATTATACAGCCTTCCTGAAAGTGACAGGGTGTACAGGCTTCATATCTATCAAAAGGTCTGA
- a CDS encoding metallophosphoesterase — MLKIGVISDTHLDRVSDEFKNIMERVFHDVDMIIHSGDMTSRAVYDYLSNWRLGAVRGNMDDFDLWDILPEKRVEEIGGKRIGIIHGRGSPYGLSNLVFKEFQNVDIIVFGHSHVPFHKRKGNVEMFNPGAFKGSPGQAGTVGLIEIDDMLTFRHIDLK; from the coding sequence ATGCTCAAAATTGGCGTCATCTCTGATACTCACCTTGATAGAGTCTCTGATGAGTTTAAGAACATCATGGAAAGGGTTTTTCACGATGTTGATATGATAATCCATTCAGGGGATATGACAAGCCGAGCGGTCTACGACTATCTTTCGAATTGGCGCCTGGGGGCCGTAAGAGGAAATATGGATGATTTTGATTTATGGGATATCCTCCCTGAAAAAAGAGTGGAAGAGATAGGCGGGAAGAGGATAGGGATTATACACGGGAGAGGTTCACCTTACGGATTAAGCAATCTTGTTTTTAAAGAGTTTCAGAATGTTGATATTATTGTTTTTGGACATTCCCATGTTCCTTTCCATAAGAGAAAAGGGAATGTGGAAATGTTTAATCCCGGCGCCTTTAAGGGTTCTCCCGGGCAGGCAGGCACTGTTGGCTTAATTGAGATTGACGACATGTTAACGTTTCGGCACATAGACTTAAAATAA
- a CDS encoding glycoside hydrolase family 57 protein — MDTIYLSFVWHMHQPYYKNLYTGEYLLPWVLLHGTKDYFDMPYLLKEFKGLRQNFNLVPSLLLQLIDYEDLNVKDKYVEIFKKAPKDLADSEKVYLLMNFFNAHWDNMIKPFPRYFELLRKRGFYYPKEDINKIRSYFTDEDFRDIQVLFFLSWIDPLFYEMYDSLKYLKTKGRGFSEEDKKIVADVQRGILKGIIPLHKELATDGTIELSTSPFYHPIIPLLIDNRVAREAMPNVQLPEKPFRKPEDASTQMQKAKDLFYQVFQFNSRGMWPPEGSVSDDALALYMEHGVEWLATDEEIIFRSLNLECRRDGNGFLLNPEILYKPYIYEKDGKKIHLIFRDKSLSDLISFHYSKSDPRDAATDLINRIKAIGKSVSGRIQKPLITIVMDGENAWEHYRNDGRDFFKYLYEGLLREKGIVCPTVSEYLEEAKDTGTFHRCFAGSWISNNFSIWIGHVEDNTSWSLLTETRDFLGEADPDKSNQDAWESIYIAEGSDWNWWYGDEHSSESDDVFDFLFRENLSNVYRFLGKEPPERLNIPVILEDREVRPVREPSNFLQPKIDGRVTNYFEWIGSGLMEGKGHGVAMHDSVLLIKGLYYGFNEHSLFLRVDIDRSFIQDVEDLSFEIGLNVETGLTVKQTFEASYSVKGNIVRSTFPVEMVFSEVLEVATRFESLGVKTGDKIEVWVSLKIKEMMVGRIPVRGYLMIIVPSDNFEMEMWYV, encoded by the coding sequence ATGGATACCATTTACCTTTCGTTTGTCTGGCATATGCATCAACCTTATTACAAAAATTTGTATACAGGAGAGTACCTCCTTCCCTGGGTTCTGCTGCACGGTACAAAGGATTATTTTGATATGCCTTACCTGCTGAAGGAATTCAAAGGTTTGAGACAGAATTTTAACCTTGTCCCTTCCCTGCTCCTGCAGCTTATCGATTATGAAGATCTCAATGTGAAAGATAAATACGTTGAGATATTCAAAAAGGCGCCGAAGGACCTCGCTGATTCCGAAAAAGTCTACCTGTTAATGAATTTCTTTAATGCACACTGGGATAACATGATCAAACCCTTCCCGCGATACTTTGAGCTTTTGAGAAAGCGTGGCTTCTATTATCCCAAGGAAGATATCAACAAGATAAGGAGTTATTTCACAGATGAGGATTTTCGGGACATACAGGTACTGTTTTTCCTTTCCTGGATAGACCCTCTGTTTTATGAGATGTATGATAGTCTGAAATATCTGAAGACAAAAGGAAGAGGCTTCAGCGAAGAAGACAAAAAAATCGTTGCAGATGTGCAAAGAGGCATTTTAAAGGGCATTATTCCGCTCCATAAAGAGCTTGCAACGGATGGTACCATTGAGCTTTCCACCTCTCCGTTTTACCATCCTATTATTCCATTGCTTATTGACAACCGGGTGGCAAGGGAGGCCATGCCTAACGTTCAACTCCCGGAAAAGCCTTTTCGTAAACCGGAAGATGCGTCAACCCAGATGCAGAAGGCCAAAGACCTCTTTTATCAGGTTTTTCAATTCAATTCCAGGGGCATGTGGCCACCGGAGGGCTCTGTGAGTGACGATGCCCTTGCATTATATATGGAACATGGCGTTGAGTGGCTTGCTACTGACGAGGAGATAATTTTTAGAAGCCTTAATCTTGAATGCAGAAGGGATGGGAATGGTTTTCTTTTGAACCCGGAGATTTTGTATAAACCTTACATATACGAAAAGGATGGGAAAAAGATTCACCTTATTTTCAGGGATAAAAGCCTTTCTGATTTAATTTCGTTTCACTATTCAAAATCAGATCCCAGGGATGCTGCCACGGATCTCATCAACAGGATTAAAGCAATCGGGAAATCCGTTTCAGGCAGGATTCAGAAACCCCTCATAACAATTGTCATGGATGGAGAAAATGCCTGGGAGCATTACCGGAATGACGGCAGGGATTTTTTTAAATATCTTTATGAAGGACTGCTCAGGGAAAAAGGCATTGTATGTCCCACCGTTTCGGAATACCTCGAAGAGGCAAAGGATACAGGCACTTTCCATCGTTGCTTTGCAGGCTCATGGATCAGCAACAATTTTTCTATCTGGATCGGCCATGTAGAGGATAACACAAGCTGGTCCCTGCTCACCGAAACAAGGGATTTTCTGGGTGAGGCAGACCCGGACAAAAGTAATCAGGATGCCTGGGAATCTATTTATATAGCAGAGGGAAGTGACTGGAACTGGTGGTATGGAGATGAGCATTCCTCTGAAAGCGACGATGTTTTTGATTTCCTCTTCCGTGAAAATCTTTCCAATGTTTACAGATTCCTTGGAAAAGAGCCGCCTGAAAGGCTCAATATACCGGTTATCCTTGAAGATAGGGAAGTAAGACCTGTGCGGGAACCGTCTAACTTTCTGCAACCGAAAATCGATGGCAGGGTAACAAATTATTTTGAATGGATAGGTTCGGGTCTTATGGAAGGGAAGGGGCATGGGGTGGCCATGCATGATTCTGTATTGCTCATTAAAGGATTATATTATGGTTTTAATGAACACTCTCTCTTTTTAAGGGTTGATATTGACAGATCCTTTATCCAGGATGTTGAGGACCTGTCATTTGAGATAGGATTGAACGTTGAGACAGGGTTGACTGTGAAACAAACTTTTGAGGCAAGCTACAGCGTGAAAGGGAACATTGTAAGAAGCACCTTTCCGGTGGAGATGGTTTTTTCAGAGGTTCTGGAAGTGGCAACCCGTTTTGAATCCCTTGGGGTTAAAACAGGAGATAAAATCGAAGTATGGGTCTCGTTAAAGATAAAGGAGATGATGGTTGGAAGGATACCTGTAAGGGGGTACCTCATGATTATCGTTCCTTCAGATAATTTTGAAATGGAAATGTGGTACGTTTAA
- a CDS encoding succinylglutamate desuccinylase/aspartoacylase family protein, producing the protein MVYTIHGENHGPTLLVFAGIHGDEKACPLVVAKYSHIKLKTGNLIIVPRLNAIANQKKKRYGLGGDMNRLFGQPENSKNPDMKVVNLAKTLIKKADYVVNVHQGDGFYSPTWVDSRRNPSRWGQSNVIDAPNFDLPNGEKLELEKFAERVAQRTNTKIKDAKFHFQVNNTDTGSENTIHKEQRKSLTYYAVTKEHKVAIALEATKNCTPAQATSFLMTAINAIIEEIGIAPDRFPLVTQPSPGKKPRKS; encoded by the coding sequence ATGGTATACACTATTCACGGGGAAAATCACGGCCCCACCCTTCTCGTTTTCGCGGGCATACATGGAGATGAAAAGGCATGCCCATTGGTCGTAGCAAAGTATTCACATATCAAATTAAAAACGGGGAACCTCATCATTGTTCCCCGTTTAAACGCAATAGCCAACCAGAAGAAGAAGCGGTATGGTCTCGGAGGAGACATGAATCGCCTTTTCGGTCAACCGGAAAACAGTAAAAATCCCGACATGAAAGTGGTGAATCTGGCAAAAACATTGATCAAAAAAGCTGATTACGTTGTAAATGTACATCAGGGAGACGGATTTTATTCACCCACATGGGTCGATAGCAGAAGAAACCCCTCGAGATGGGGACAATCTAATGTGATCGATGCACCGAACTTCGACCTGCCTAACGGAGAAAAACTTGAGCTTGAAAAATTTGCAGAGAGGGTAGCACAAAGAACAAATACAAAAATAAAGGATGCAAAATTTCATTTTCAGGTAAACAACACCGATACGGGAAGCGAAAACACGATCCATAAAGAACAAAGAAAATCACTCACCTACTATGCAGTAACAAAAGAACACAAAGTTGCCATTGCCCTGGAAGCTACAAAGAACTGCACCCCTGCTCAAGCCACAAGTTTTTTAATGACAGCCATCAACGCAATTATTGAAGAAATCGGCATTGCACCTGACAGATTTCCTTTGGTAACCCAACCCTCTCCCGGCAAAAAACCCAGGAAGTCATAA
- a CDS encoding L,D-transpeptidase family protein, whose protein sequence is MKKINTFIKLFSLKILTITTIILFFTSITFLILFVREQQETKKLLALVLEKQDRIYAPTPQLPEKPKQEEVAPKPEPKTEPKLEPKPEPKPTEIPSKPQTQVEAKAKTPAPPVVTPVQFDSNTIPSSLIFAATNEYVLLCEKDTKMLYLFRFVNNAFTLVKSYSCLTGANHRDKQKPGDGATPEGVFFFLRFIPGKNLPKQYGFGAFVMNYPNFLARKEGRQGNGIWLHGHDSEKNIGKDIVNTKGCIVVDNKALEEISKLIKPRGTPIIVVSRIQTSDKTNQDIFSKEITTFLNSWKQSWESLNTKKFLSLYSHDFISGEGMSFAAFKQQKERVNKYKKFIKVSIEEPAVFMPPEYGGKVAVVRFHQKYNSDNFKTESSKIFYLKKEQQKWQIIGESMF, encoded by the coding sequence ATGAAAAAAATAAACACCTTTATAAAATTATTTTCACTTAAGATCCTCACCATCACCACCATTATTCTCTTTTTCACAAGCATCACATTCCTGATCCTTTTTGTTCGCGAACAGCAGGAGACAAAAAAACTTTTAGCTCTGGTTTTGGAAAAGCAAGACAGGATTTATGCCCCAACCCCTCAGCTGCCCGAAAAACCGAAGCAGGAAGAGGTAGCGCCCAAACCAGAACCAAAGACTGAGCCAAAACTTGAACCTAAGCCTGAGCCTAAACCTACCGAGATCCCGAGCAAACCTCAGACCCAGGTTGAAGCAAAAGCCAAAACACCAGCTCCTCCAGTTGTAACCCCGGTTCAGTTTGATTCCAATACAATCCCCTCCTCCCTGATTTTTGCTGCGACAAATGAATACGTATTGTTGTGCGAAAAGGATACAAAGATGCTTTATCTTTTCCGTTTTGTGAATAACGCCTTCACCCTTGTAAAGAGTTATTCATGTCTTACAGGTGCAAATCACAGAGACAAGCAAAAACCTGGAGATGGGGCAACCCCTGAAGGTGTCTTTTTCTTTTTGAGATTCATTCCCGGAAAAAATCTGCCCAAACAATATGGTTTTGGCGCTTTTGTCATGAATTACCCCAATTTCCTGGCACGAAAAGAAGGCAGGCAAGGGAATGGCATCTGGCTTCACGGGCATGACTCTGAAAAAAATATCGGGAAAGATATAGTCAATACAAAGGGATGTATAGTTGTTGACAACAAAGCCCTGGAAGAAATCTCAAAACTTATAAAACCGAGGGGCACTCCTATTATAGTCGTAAGCAGGATACAAACATCGGACAAGACAAACCAGGACATTTTTTCAAAGGAAATAACCACTTTCTTAAATTCCTGGAAACAGTCATGGGAAAGTTTAAACACAAAGAAATTCCTGAGCCTTTACTCTCATGACTTTATAAGTGGTGAAGGAATGAGTTTCGCTGCCTTTAAACAGCAAAAAGAGCGGGTCAACAAATACAAGAAATTCATCAAGGTCTCCATCGAAGAGCCGGCAGTTTTTATGCCTCCCGAATACGGCGGAAAGGTTGCCGTTGTACGTTTCCACCAAAAGTACAATTCTGATAATTTTAAGACTGAAAGTTCTAAAATATTTTATCTGAAAAAAGAACAACAAAAATGGCAGATTATCGGCGAATCGATGTTTTAA